In a single window of the Bacteroidota bacterium genome:
- the holA gene encoding DNA polymerase III subunit delta, translating into MEYTDIIASLKKKQYKPIYFLMGEEPYFIDQICDWIENNVLDESEREFNQSILYGRDVDVQTILSEAKRYPMMADRQVVIVKEAQNVRNIEAIESYAEKPLDSTLLVICYKYKTLDKRKTVSKTIAKSGVLFESAPLREYKVPDWINGYLKERNYNASPKAAQMLTEYLGTDLSKITNELDKLMINLAPGTEITPEHIQQNIGISKDYNTFELNDALAKKDVLRANRIINYFAANTKEHPIPVTIAALYGYFAKVLVLHFLQDKSEKAAASALGVHPFFVKDYFTAARNYPTNKLKQIFGVLREYDLRSKGVDNMSADEGALLKELVWKILH; encoded by the coding sequence GTGGAATACACCGATATCATCGCCTCGCTCAAAAAGAAGCAATACAAGCCCATTTATTTTCTCATGGGCGAGGAGCCTTATTTTATTGACCAGATCTGCGACTGGATTGAAAACAATGTGCTGGATGAATCGGAACGCGAATTTAACCAGAGCATCCTCTACGGGCGCGATGTAGATGTGCAAACCATTCTGAGCGAGGCCAAACGCTACCCGATGATGGCTGACCGGCAGGTGGTTATTGTGAAGGAAGCCCAGAACGTGCGCAACATTGAAGCTATTGAAAGTTACGCCGAAAAGCCGCTCGACTCTACCCTGCTGGTAATTTGCTACAAATACAAAACGCTCGACAAACGCAAAACCGTGTCGAAAACCATTGCTAAATCGGGCGTACTTTTCGAATCGGCACCGCTGCGCGAGTATAAAGTGCCCGACTGGATAAACGGCTACCTGAAAGAGCGCAACTACAACGCCAGCCCCAAAGCGGCACAAATGCTCACCGAATATCTGGGCACCGACCTGAGCAAGATTACCAACGAGCTGGACAAATTGATGATAAATCTTGCGCCCGGCACAGAAATTACGCCCGAGCATATTCAGCAAAACATTGGCATCAGTAAAGATTACAACACCTTTGAGCTGAACGACGCGCTGGCCAAAAAAGACGTGCTGCGCGCAAACCGCATTATCAATTACTTTGCCGCCAACACAAAAGAACATCCCATTCCGGTTACCATTGCCGCACTCTATGGCTACTTTGCAAAGGTGCTGGTGCTGCATTTTTTGCAGGATAAATCGGAAAAAGCAGCCGCATCGGCCCTGGGCGTGCATCCTTTTTTTGTGAAAGACTATTTTACAGCCGCCCGAAATTATCCCACAAACAAGCTCAAACAAATTTTCGGTGTGCTGCGCGAATATGATCTGCGCTCGAAAGGCGTGGACAATATGAGTGCCGATGAAGGTGCACTGCTGAAAGAGTTAGTGTGGAAAATTCTGCACTAG
- a CDS encoding AMP nucleosidase, translating into MKSKEEIVANWLPRYTGTALEDWGEYILLTNFSNYVRTFASWHGVEVRGEDRPMLNATAEGISIINFGMGSATAATVMDLLEAIKPKGALFLGKCGGLKKKNNIGDLILPIAAIRGEGTSNDYFPPEVPALPAFSLQKAISTTIRNHNCDYWTGTVYTTNRRVWEHDDKFKEYLRQTRAMAIDMETATIFTVGFHNEIPTGALLLVSDQPMVPEGVKTEESDKKVTTEYVDRHLRIGIDALRELINNGLTVKHLQF; encoded by the coding sequence ATGAAGAGTAAAGAAGAAATTGTAGCCAACTGGCTGCCCCGCTACACCGGCACAGCCCTTGAAGACTGGGGCGAATATATACTGCTTACAAATTTCAGCAACTATGTGCGCACCTTTGCAAGCTGGCATGGTGTGGAAGTTAGAGGCGAAGACCGCCCCATGCTCAATGCCACAGCCGAAGGCATCTCCATTATCAACTTCGGTATGGGCAGCGCTACTGCTGCTACGGTAATGGATCTGCTCGAAGCCATAAAGCCAAAAGGTGCATTGTTTCTGGGCAAATGCGGCGGACTGAAAAAGAAAAACAACATCGGCGATCTTATTCTGCCCATCGCCGCCATTCGCGGTGAAGGAACCAGCAACGATTATTTCCCGCCCGAAGTGCCTGCACTGCCTGCATTCAGCCTGCAGAAAGCCATTTCAACCACCATCCGCAACCACAATTGCGACTACTGGACGGGCACCGTGTACACCACCAACCGCCGCGTATGGGAGCACGACGACAAGTTTAAAGAATACCTCCGTCAGACCCGCGCCATGGCCATTGATATGGAAACGGCTACCATCTTCACCGTAGGTTTCCACAACGAAATTCCCACCGGCGCCCTTCTTCTCGTTTCCGACCAGCCAATGGTTCCGGAAGGCGTGAAAACCGAAGAAAGCGACAAGAAAGTAACTACGGAATATGTGGACCGCCACCTGCGCATAGGCATCGACGCGCTTCGCGAGCTGATCAATAACGGACTGACTGTAAAGCACCTGCAGTTTTAA
- a CDS encoding helix-turn-helix transcriptional regulator: protein MNRKEILNSEAYWTEQIQNTLFHHVHHYLKSKNKTQNDLAEQLGVSKSYISQILNGNFDHKLSKLVELSLAVGLVPQLQFKTIEQIHQEDAEFTADYSPEFQLQPHNNKEFSELSNTIENNRQISETHEQTSSSDHEYSQIA from the coding sequence ATGAACCGAAAAGAAATACTGAACAGCGAAGCCTACTGGACAGAGCAAATCCAGAACACGCTGTTCCACCATGTACATCATTACCTCAAATCAAAAAATAAAACGCAAAATGACCTTGCCGAACAACTTGGGGTAAGTAAATCATACATCTCACAAATACTAAACGGCAATTTCGATCATAAACTCAGCAAACTTGTTGAATTAAGCCTTGCGGTTGGCCTTGTACCACAATTACAATTTAAAACAATTGAACAGATACATCAGGAAGATGCCGAGTTTACGGCCGACTACTCCCCCGAGTTTCAACTGCAACCACACAACAACAAGGAGTTTTCAGAATTAAGCAATACGATTGAAAATAACAGACAAATTTCTGAAACTCACGAACAAACCAGTTCTTCAGACCACGAATACAGCCAGATAGCGTGA
- a CDS encoding DUF1987 family protein — protein MRIEATRHTPLLEWEITNNHVYIRVDGVSIPENAYSFFKPFEEFINGIDTSVVKTAEVILRLEYMNSLSSKAFLDYVRFLNQVKQLDMRVIWEYYNDDEEMREYGETFAEIVQMTFEYREVSADERDVRV, from the coding sequence ATGCGAATAGAAGCTACTCGCCATACCCCTTTATTGGAATGGGAAATTACTAACAACCATGTATATATACGGGTTGATGGCGTAAGCATTCCGGAAAACGCCTATTCGTTTTTCAAGCCTTTCGAAGAGTTTATTAACGGTATTGATACTTCCGTGGTGAAAACTGCCGAGGTAATCCTGCGGCTCGAGTACATGAATTCGCTTTCCTCCAAAGCGTTTCTCGATTATGTGCGCTTTCTGAATCAGGTTAAGCAGTTGGATATGCGTGTAATCTGGGAGTATTACAATGATGATGAAGAGATGCGCGAGTATGGCGAAACCTTTGCCGAAATTGTGCAGATGACGTTCGAGTACCGCGAAGTATCGGCCGATGAGCGTGATGTGCGGGTGTGA